A single region of the Oryzias latipes chromosome 19, ASM223467v1 genome encodes:
- the LOC101161515 gene encoding germ cell-specific gene 1-like protein — MEMDRRRRAPLALTLNFLALLLAVSALTTSYWCEGTRKVVKPFCQGPVFKKQSFCIMYNSSNINDTRLVQYIWETGEDKYVMRKFHTGIWFSCEQNINMTGENCRSFISVAPSNERGVLWLCIVAECLYILLLATGGLLMSLEVCHFGNVIDGLKLNAFAAIFTVLSGLLGMVAHMMFTTAFQLTVSLGPEDWKPQTWDYSWSYILAWSSFTACMASSVTTINRYTKTILEFKHKRRNIEKNLKIKQKLLELDSPEQVWDMYISSVPSTAEELLDLSSNGRKHSNTSVFLDLNDLPDAQGEEYC, encoded by the exons ATGGAGATGGACCGGCGGCGGAGAGCCCCGCTGGCTCTCACCTTGAACTTCCTCGCCTTGCTCCTGGCCGTGTCGGCGCTCACCACCAGCTACTGGTGCGAGGGGACGCGCAAGGTGGTGAAGCCGTTCTGCCAGGGCCCGGTCTTCAAAAAGCAGTCCTTCTGCATCATGTACAACAGCTCCAACATCAACGACACGCGCCTGGTTCAGTACATCTGGGAGACCGGCGAGGACAAGTACGTGATGAGGAAGTTTCACACCGGAATCTGGTTCTCCTGCGAGCAGAACATCAACATGACCG GGGAAAACTGCAGAAGCTTCATTTCTGTTGCTCCCTCAAATGAAAGAg GCGTGCTCTGGCTGTGCATCGTGGCTGAATGTCTGTACATCCTCCTGCTGGCCACAGGAGGCCTCCTCATGTCTTTGGAAGTCTGTCACTTTGGCAATGTCATCGACGGCCTCAAGCTCAACGCCTTCGCCGCCATTTTCACTGTGCTGTCAG GTTTGCTGGGCATGGTGGCCCACATGATGTTCACCACAGCCTTCCAGCTGACCGTCAGTCTGGGCCCGgaggactggaaaccccaaacaTGGGACTACAGCTGGTCATACAT CTTGGCGTGGAGCTCCTTCACGGCCTGCATGGCGTCTTCAGTTACAACCATTAACCGCTACACCAAAACCATCCTAGAGTTCAAGCACAAGCGCAGAAACATCGAGAAGAACCTGAAGATCAAGCAGAAGCTGCTGGAGCTGGACTCTCCTGAGCAGGTGTGGGACATGTACATCAGCTCTGTGCCAAGCACCGCGGAGGAGCTGCTGGACCTGTCATCCAACGGGCGCAAACACTCCAACACCTCCGTTTTCCTGGACCTCAACGACCTTCCTGATGCTCAGGGTGAGGAGTACTGCTAG